The nucleotide sequence GCCTCGGCCACGAACTCGTCGGACAGGCGCTTGATGCCCTGGTGGTGGATGCTGTTGACCCGCGCCCGCTCCACGCCGGGGTAGAGCTGCGACAGCCGGCTGCCGGGGAGGATCTCGATGCTGTGGTGGTTCAGGTCGTAGATGTCGGGGTCGCGGTGCCGCAGCGAATCCGGGATCTGGGTGTTGATGTCCTGCCACAGCGTGCCGCCGAAGGCCACGTTGAGCAGCTGCAGGCCGCGGCACACGCCGAACACCGGCTTGCCGTGCGACTCGAACGCGGCCACTAGGGCCTTGTCGTACTCGTCGCGGATGCGGTCGCCGCTCCAGCGCTCCTCCAGCGGGACCTCGCCGTAGCTGCCGGGCCAGACGTCGGCGCCGCCGTGCAGCACCAGCCCGTCCAGCCACTGCGCGTAGTGCTCGTAGGTCACGTCGCCGCGCGCCGTGCTGCCGGTCGGGCAGGGCACCATCACGACCATGGCGCCGGAGGACATGATCCAGTGCGCGATCGACTGCTCCACGTACTGCAGCGTCTTGTTGGTGAAGAGCGAGCGCGTGGGGTCGGCGTGGGAGAAACAGGCGGACAGGCCGATCTTCAGGCGGCTGGCGGCGATCATGGACGCTTCCTGGGCTCCTTGCGGTCTACAGCGCGGTCTCGAACAGCCGCCGCAGGTCGGCGGGCGTGACGGGCCGCGGGTTGGTGTGGTGGCAGATGTCGGCCGCGGCGATCTCGACCAGCTGCGGCAGCTGCCGCGCCTGCACGCCGTGCGCCGACAGCCGGCCGGTGATGCCGACGCGGGCCTTGAGCTGCTGCAGCCAGGGCACGAAGGCCGCGCCGCCGCCCGCGACCTTGCAGGCGTGCGCCAGTTCGTCGAACTTCTCCGGCACGGCCTCGTGGTTCCAGGCCAGCACGGTGTCGATCATCAGCGCATTGGCCAGGCCGTGGTGCAGGTCGCAGACCGCGCCCAGCGCATGGGCGCAGGCATGCACCGCGCCCAGGTCCTTCTGGAAGGCGATGGCGCCCATCATCGACGCCATCATCATGTCGGCGCGGGCCTGCAGCCGGGAGGGCTCATGCACGGCGATGGGCAGGGAGCGCGCCGCGATGCGCGCGCCTTCCAGCGCGATGCCGTCGCACAGCGGGTGGTAGGCCGGCGAGAGGTAGCTCTCGATGTTGTGGGTGAGCGCGTCCATGCCGGTGGCCGCCGTGACATGGGGCGGCAGCCCCAGCGTCAGCTCGGGGTCGGCGAACACGCAGCGCGCCAGCACCCGCGGGCTGAAGATGACGCGCTTGAGGTGGGTGGCGTCCTCGCTGATCACCGCCGAGCGGCCCACCTCCGAGCCGGTGCCGGCGGTGGTCGGCAGCGCCACGAAGTACGGCAGCTCGCCCGCGATCGGCCGCACCTGCGGGTGGTCCCAGGCGTATTCCAGGATGTCGCCCTCGTGGGTGGCGGCCAGGCCCACCACCTTGGCCACGTCCAGCGCCGCGCCGCCGCCGAAGCCGATCACGCAGTCGGCGCCATGGGCCCGGTAAGCCGCGGCGCCGTCCATCACCTGCCTGGCGGTCGGGTTGCCCGCCACGCCGGCGTAGAGCGCTACGTCCAGGCCCTGCAGGTGGGTGCGGAACTCCGCCAGTACCGGCAGCGCGGCCAGCGCCTTGTCCGTCACCAGCAGCGGGCGTTGCAGGCCCTGCTCACGCAGGTGGGGCGCCACTGCCTTGCGGGCGCCGGCGCCGAAGCGGATGTCGGTGGGGAATGCGAAGCGGCTCAGCTCCATCGCGGCCTTCTCAGATGATCTCGAAGTAGCGGCGGCGCTCCCAGTCGGTCACGCCGTCCAGCCATTGGCGCCACTCCCAGTCGCGCGTGGCGGCGAAGTGCTCGACGAAGGTGTCACCCAGCCAGTCGCGCGCCACCTCGGAGCGCTCGAAGATGCGGGTGGTCTCGATCAGCGTGCGCGGCGCGCGCGGCACGTTCTCGGCGCCCTGGTTGGTGCCGGTGATGGGCGGCGCCGTGAGCTTGAGCCCCTTCTCCACGCCGTGCAGTCCGGCCGCGATCACCGCCGCCATGGCCAGGTAGGGGTTGACGTCGGCGCCCGGGCAGCGCGTCTCCAGCCGCGTGCTCTTGGGCCCGCCCGCGATGACGCGGAAGCTTGCCGTGCGGTTGTCCACGCCCCAGGTCGGCTTGACCGGCGCCCAGAAGCCGTCGACCAGGCGCTTGTAGCTGTTGATGGTGGGCCAGAACAGGGGCGCGAACTCCATCAGGCAGGCCACCTGGCCGGCCAGGTAGCTCTCGAACACCGGGCTCATCCCGCGCTGGCTGCCCTTGCCGTAGAAGACGTTGGCCTGGCCGTCCGACAGGCTCTGGTGGATGTGGCCCGAGCAGCCCGGGTAGTGCTCGCTCCACTTGGCCATGAAGCTGGGCATGATGCCGAAGCGCGCGCCTATCTCCTTGGCGCCGGTCTTGAACAGGATGGCGCGGTCGGCCTGCTCCAGCGCCTGCGAGAATCCCAGCGCCGCCTCGTACACGCCGGGGCCGGTCTCGGTGTGCAGCCCCTCGATCGGCACCTTGAAGGCCAGCATCTCGTCCATCAGCGCGTTGAAGTACTCGCGGTGCTGGTTCATCCGCAGCAGCGAGTAGCCGAACATGCCCGGGGTGATCGGCTCCGGCGCCACCCCCTGCTTGGCGGCCCAGCCCTGCGGCGTCTCGCGGAAATTGAACCACTCGTATTCCATGCCGGTGAAGACCTGGAAGCCGAGCTTCTCGGCGCGCGCCAGCACGCGCTTGAGCGTCTGGCGCGGACAGACCGCGTAGGGGCTGCCGTCCGGGTTGATGAACTCGCCCAGGAAGAAGTCGATGCCGCCGTCCCAGGGCACGTTGCGGTGCGTGCCCAGGTCCAGCCGCGCCAGCGCGTCGGGGAAGCCGTGCTGCCAGCCGGTGACCCGGGTGTTGTCGTAGGGGTTGTCGTTGCAGTCCCAGCCGAACACCACGTCGCAGAAGCCGAAGCCGCCGTCCGCCGCGCCCTCGAACTTGCTGGCCTGCAGGACCTTGCCGCGCAGCACGCCGTCGATGTCGCTGCACGCCACCTTGACCTTGGCCACGCCGCGCTGGCGGATGCCCGTCACGGCGGGGTGGATGGGATGTTCGCTGGCGTCCATGGAAACGCTCCGGGCTGTCGTCGTGCGGACAGCCTACGCCAGATGGGCCGGCCCGTGGGGCCGGCGCTTGCAGGACAAAGCCGCGTTCGCGTGCCGCCTGCTGCGCGCTGACCTCAGCCGGCGCGGTCGTCCCAGGTGCGGTTCTTCGAGGGCACGGGCGTCAGGTCCTCCTGGTGCGCCGCCTCGATGCTGCCGCCTGCCGGGTCGCGGTTCAGCCGGGCCAGCTGCGACTGCAGCATCCTGCGCTGCAGCGGCCGTCCCAGTTCCTTGGTGTAGTAGGCCACCTCGAACTCCTGTCGGGTGGCGGATGGGCGGCCCTTGGGCTCGCCCTTGTCCTTGCGCGAACTGTCCATCCCTCAACGGTAGCGAGCGGGCACTCACGCCCTGTAGGACCCCGCCGATGGGACGCTACGGACAGGAAGCCGGTGCCATGCAGGGCGTTCGGCAACGCTATCGCATTGATAGCTGCGCACGCGCGGCATGGCGCGAGCGGGGCTCATCAGGAACTCAGGTACCGATGAGCCCGCCGTCCAGGCGGCGGATCACCACCGTGGCCGACCGCGGCCGGCCGCCGGGACGGTGGTCCGGCCAGGTGGAGCGCCCCGTGCCGCCGCGCTCGGACGGGTTTTCGCCGGGATGCTGGATATTGACGAACATCGTGCGGCCGTCCGGCGCCATGGTGGCGCCGGTGACCTCGCAGCCGGGCGGACCCACCAGGAAGCGGCGGACCTCGCCGGTGCGCGGGTCGGCCGCCAGCATGGCGTTGTGGCCCAGCCGGGCGAATTCGCCGCGCCCCATGACGGCGGCGGACATGTCGGTCTGGATCCACAGCACGCCGCGCGCGTCGGCCCACAGCCCGTCCGGGCAGGCGAAGGCGTCGCCGCGCACGTTGCCGCGGGCCTCGGCCCGCGGGTTGGCCGGGTCGCCCGCCAGCACGAAATGGTTCCACCGGAAGCGCAGCCCGTCGAAGTCGCCTGCCTCCTGCCAGCGCAGGATGTGCCCCATGGCATTGCCGGCGCGCGGGTTGGCGGCGTCCGCCGGCGGCTGCCCCACGCTGCCGCGCGCGCTGTTGTTGGTCAGCGTGCAGTACACCCAGCCGTCCGCCGCGACCGCGATCCATTCGGGCCGGTCCATGCGCGTGGCGCCCAGCCGGTCGCTGGCCTGGCGGGTCTTGACCAGCACCTCGCCTTGGTCGGCGAAGCCGTTGGCGGCGGTGAGCGGCCCCTGGCCATGCACCAGCGGCAGCCAGCGCCCGCTGCCGTCAGCGCCGAAGCGGGCGGCGTACAGCGTGCCGTGGTCCAGCAGGCCGGCGTTCCCGCGCCGGCCGCCGGGGCGGATGCGATCCCGCGAGACGAACTTGTAGAGGTACTCGAAGCGCGCGTCCTCGCCCGAGTAGACGACGGCGCGGCCGTCGCGCGTGACCGCCACCGTCGCGCCCTCGTGCGCGGCGCGGCCCAGGGCGGTGCGCTTGACCGGCGTGGAGGCGGGGTCGAACGGGTCGATCTCGACCACCCAGCCGAAGCGGTTCGGCTCGTTCGGGTGCCGGCGCGCGTCGAAGCGCTCGTCGTGCTCGTGCCAGCGGAACCAGCCGCCGGTGGGGCCGATGCCCCAGCGCGCCTCGTGCCCGCCGGGCCGGTCGGGCCCGCGGAAGTAGAAGGCGAAGTTCTCCTCGCAAGTCAGGTAGGTGCCCCAGGGCGTGCGGCCGCTGCCGCAGTTGTTCAGCGTGCCCAGCGGGCGCAGGCCGGCCGGGTCGGCCGCGGTGCGCAGCAGGGCATGGCCGGCGGCCGGCCCGCCGAAGGCCATGGGCGTGCGCGCCGTGATGCGCCGAGCCCAGCGCGAGGGCCGCACCACCTGCCAGCCGCCGTCCGGCTGCTGGCGGACCTCGATCACCGAGACGCCATGCGCGGCCTGCGACTTGCGGACCTTCTCGGCGTTCCAGGTGCGAAAGCCGTCCGGGTGCAGCAGGCCGTCGTCGGTGTACTCGTGGTTCATCGCGAGCAGGCCGCCTCGGCCGCCTTCCAGGGCAAAGAAGTGCATGCCGTCGTGGTGCATGCCCAGCTGGGCCTCCTGTTCGGCCGCGGTGTTGGAAGCGTCCGGCCGGAACGGCGGAAGCCGGCCGGGCAGGCCGACCGGCTCGCCCCAGGCGGCCAGGGCCTGGGCAACATAACCCTGCGGCACGGTGACCCGGTCTTCGGTGCTCACCGCCACGCTTCGAAAGCCCAGCAAGGGGCCGGTGCCGGCCGGCGCCGGGCCGGCGGCCGGCTGCGGCGCGGCGCCGGCAGCCAGCGGCGCCAGCAGGCCGCCCAGGCCGCCCCGCAGCACCGTGCGCCGGGAAGGCAAAGAGACCTCGTGGATGCTGGGGTTGGAGGACCGGTTGCTGTCCTCCATCGAGTCGTGATCCTTGGCCATGGCCGCCGATTGTGGGCGCGAACCGCCCGGCGGCCCAGCCGCCTGGCCGCGCGCTACACCGGCTGGAAGTCGGCGATCACGAAACGATCGCGCGGCAGCGCCGGCAGCCGGCGCATGTCGATGGCCAGGTTCTGCGGCGGCAGGCGGTAGCGCGAGCGCTGCACCAGCAGGCGCAGGGCCAGTTTCATCAGCGCCAGGGTCACCCCTTCGCCCGGGCAGCGGTGCTGGTCGTCGGCGCGGCCGCCGCCCTGCGGCACCAGCTCGAACAGGCCGGGGATGCGGCCCATGAAGCGCTCGGGCCGGAACTCGCCCGGGTGCGGCCACAGCCGGCCGTCGTGGTTGGTGCCGTACAGGTCCAGCAGCACGCGCCGGCCCTGCGGGAAGTGGTAGCCCTCCCAGACGAAGTCGCGCCGCACGCGCGCGGCGATGGCGGGGAAGAACGGGTAGAAGCGCCGCACCTCCTGCACGAAGGCGTCGGCGCCCAGGTCGCCACCGGCGGCCAGGGTGGGCGCCCAGCCGGGATGGTGGTGCAGCGCGTGCGCGGCGAACACCACGAACACCGACACCGCCACGGTGGGCCGCAGCACGTTGAGCAGCTCGACGGCGGCGATGCGCGCGGGCAGCGGCTCGCCGCGCTCGTCGGTCAGCTCGGCCGCCGCCTGCAGCAGGGTGCGCCCGGCCACGCGCCGGCGCCCGTCGCGGATCTCCTGGACCAGGCCGGCCAGCCAGGTTTCGGCCTGCCTGCGCGCCCGCCGCGCGCGCAGGTGCGCGCCCAGGCCCGACGCGGCGCTGTCGAACAGCGCGGCGAGCTGGCCGGTGCGCAGCTGCACCTCGTGCTCGGGCAGGGGCACGCCGGCCCAGGCGCAGACCGAGCGCGTCAGCCATTCCTGCGCCGAGGTGTAGAGCACCAGCTGGGGCTGACTGCGCCAGTGCGAGGCCATGGTCAGCCAGGTGACCTCGGCCTGGCGCACCAGCGCGGCCACGCGCGCGGGCGCCGTGGCCTCCAGGAAGAAGGCCTTGCGCCGCAGGTGGGCCGACCCGTCCAGCGTCTGCACCGCGCCCTTGCCGAAAAGGGTGGCGCGCAGCGGCTCGGGCGCGGCGCCGGCGCGCACGAAGCGCTCCTTGTCGTAGAACAGCTGGGCCGCCGGCGCGCCGGTCAGGAACAGGGTGGGCGCCAGCAGCAGCCGGCCCTGCGCCACGTCGGTGTGGCGGGCGGCGCATTCCCGGCCGATGAAGCGGTAGGGATCGGCCGCGAACGCCAGCGTGTGGTCCGGGCCGGCCAGCACCGGGATGGGACGGGCGGGTTTGGGCGCCGTGAAGAAACGGTTCATCGCAAGCCTTCGCGTGCAGCCATCACACGCGGCGTGCCAGCCGGTTGCCCAGCAGCAGGCCCCCGGCCACCACGCCGGCGACCAGCGCCATGGAGCTGGCCGGCATGGCGCGCGCCATGTCGGCAGCCAGCCGGCCGCTGCGCGGCGCCAGCAGCGCCAGGCGCCGCTGGGTCATCTTGCGGCCCAGCTCCCCCAGACGGTCCTGCAGCAGGCGCTCGGCCTCGGGCAGGATGGTGGTCTCCTCGTCGGCCACGTGGTGCATCACATCGCGCATCAGCTCCATCAGCGTGTCGTCGTAGCGCGCGTCGGTGGGCTGCATGGCGCGCAGCTGGGCGATCAGGCGCTTCATCTCGTTGTGTTCGGGCACGGCCTTGCGCAGCGCCTCGTTGTCGGTGACGGCGCGCAGCGCGGGGTAGAAGATCTCCTCCTCCAGCTGGGCGTGGATCTCCAGCGCCAGGCAGATGGTGCCCGCCAGGCCCTGCTTGACGCGCGGCGCGCTGGTGGTCTTGTACTGGTGGAAGGTGGCCAGCACATGGGTGTGGTCCATGCGGATCATGTTGGTGGCATACGGCGACAGCCGGTCGAGGACGGTGGTCATGGCGTCTCCTTGGGGATTGCAGCGGGGGATGCCACGTTCTAGCCGCGGCGCGGGCCCGGCCGTGTAGGCAAGGGGCTCGTTCACCTCCCGTTTTTGGCGAACACCCCGCTAAGATCACGCTCTGCTCAACCGTGGAGGAGCGGCCCTCCGGCCGGCGCCCGTGACCGTCACCGAAATCTTCCTGATCGCCATGGCGATCATCTTCACCCTGCCCTACCTGATCTGGCGGCTGGGACGCACCGAGTACTTCGCGCCGCTGGTGGTGGTGCAGATCCTGGCCGGGCTGCTGCTGGGGCCGGGCATCCTGGGCAAGCTCTACCCCGACTACTACCAGTTCGTCTTCAGCGCGCCGGTGGTGCAATCCCTCAACGGCGTGGCCTGGTGGGGCGTGACGCTGTTCATCTTCATCGCCGGCGTCGAGCTGGACCTGCGCAAGGCCTGGCAGCACCGGCGCGAGAGCGGCATCACGGCGGCGCTGTGCCTGGGCACGCCGCTGGTGCTGGGCTGCGGCGCGGCGCTGGTGCTCCTGGGCATGGGCGGCTGGATGGGCGCGGCGGCCCGGCCCTGGCAGTTCGTGGCCGGCGTGGGCATGGGATGCGCGGTGACGGCGCTGCCCATCCTGATCCTGCTGATGGAGAAGATGGGCATCCTGCGCTTGGCCCTAGGCCAGCGCATCCTGCGCTATGCCAGCCTGGACGACATCGCCATCTGGGGCGTGCTGGCCCTCATCCTGATGGACTGGCAACGAATGGGCAAGCAGGCCGCGTTCATCGCCGCCTTCGCCGCGCTGGCCTGGGGGCTGCGCGTGCTGATGCGGCGCCTGCCGGCCGCGGACCGCTGGTTCGTGGCCCTGATCTGGCTGATCCTGTGCTCGCTGGGCGCCGACTGGGCCGGCCTGCACTACATGGTGGGCGCCTTCCTGGCCGGCGCGGTGATGGACAGCGAGTGGTTCGAGCAGGCGCAGATGGACCTGCTGCGGCATCACGTGCTGCTGGTGCTGATGCCGGTGTTCTTCCTGTCCACCGGCCTGCGCACCGAATGGGACGTGGGCGGCACGGCCGTGTTCTTCGCTGCCGGCCTGCTGCTGGCGGCCTCGGTGGCGGGCAAGCTGCTGGCCGCGCAGCTGGCCGGCCGCGTGCTGGGCTGGGCGCCGGGCGAGGCCTCCATCATCGGCTGGCTGCTGCAGACCAAGGGGCTGATCGAGATCATCTTCGCCAACATCCTGCTGGACAAGAGGATCATCACCGGCGACACCTTCACCGCGCTGCTGCTGATGGCGGTGGCCAGCACCATGCTCACGGTGCCGATGGTGGCGCCCAGGCTGGCGAGCACCCGGGAGCTGGTGGCCCGCGCCAGCTGAGCGAGGCGCCGCGCAGGGCGCCCAGACCACCCGCAGGCCCACGCTACATTGGCGACACACGCCGCCAGACAGGGCCGGTGGCGCAGCTGGATCGTCAACCAGGGAGGCAAGGCCATGAGGAATCTGCAAGGGAGGGTCGCCGCGGTCACGGGAGCCGGCAGCGGCCTGGGCCGCGCGCTGGCCCACGAGCTGGCGCGCCGGGGTGCGCACCTGGCGCTCGGCGACGTCGACGATGCGGGGCTGCGCGAGACGGCCGCACAGCTGCGCGACTGCGGGGTGCGTGTCACTGCCGCCGCGGTGGACGTGGCGCAGCGCAAGGCGGTGTTCGCCTGGGCCGACGCCTGCGTGCGCGAGCATGGCCGCGTCAACCTGGTCTTCAACAACGCGGGCGTCGCCCTGTCCGCGCCCGCCGACGCGGTGCACCCGGTGGACTTCGAATGGATCATGGGCATCAACTTCTGGGGCGTGGTGCACGGCACGCAGGCCTTCCTGCCGCACCTGCGCGCCAGCGGCGAAGGCCACGTGGTGAACATCTCCAGCCTGTTCGGCCTGATGGCCATGCCGACCCAGGCGGCCTACAACGCCAGCAAGTTCGCGGTGCGCGGCTACACCGAGGCGCTGCGCATGGAGCTGGACATGGAAGGCGGCCGCGTCAGCGCCAGCTGCGTGCACCCGGGCGGGGTGGCCACCAACATCGCGCGGGCCCAGCGCATCGACGAGGAGCTGGTCCGCCGCACCGGCGTCGCCGCGCAGGCCCAGCGCGAGCGCGGCGACGCGCTGATCAGGGTCACGCCGCCCGACGCGGCCGCGCGGCAGATCCTGGATGGCGTGCAGCGCAACGCCCGCCGCATCCTGGTCGGGCCGGACGCGCGCCGGCTGGACCGGCTGGTGCGCCTGCTGGGGTCGGCCTACCAGCCGCTGGTGGTGCGGCAGGCGCGCAAGCTGCTGCGGGGGCGCCATGCCGGCTGAACCGGTTTTCTTCGACGTGGTCGTGGTGGGCGCGGGCCTGTCGGGCATCGCCGCCGGCTACCACCTGCAGGCGCGCTGCCCGGGCCTGCGCTACGCCATCCTGGAGGCGCGCGAGGCGATCGGCGGCACCTGGGACCTGTTCCGCTATCCGGGCGTGCGCTCGGATTCGGACATGTACACCCTGGGCTACAGCTTCCGGCCCTGGCCCAGCGACGCCTCGTTCGCCTGCGGCCCCGACATCCGCGAGTACGTGGCCGGCACGGCGCGCGAGCACGGCATCGACCGGCACATCCGCTTCGGCCAGCGCGTCACCGCGGCCAGCTGGGACTCGGCGCAGGCGCGCTGGACGGTGAGCACCACCTCCCCGTCCGGCCAGGAGGCGCGCTTCGAATGCCGCTTCCTGTTCTTCTGCAGCGGCTACTACGACTACGAGCGCGGCCACGAGCCGCAGTGGGCGGGCACGGCGGACTTCCGCGGCCGCATCGTGCACCCCCAGCACTGGCCGCAGGCGCTGGACGTCAGCGGCCGCCGGGTGGTCGTCGTCGGCAGCGGCGCCACCGCCGTGACCCTGGTGCCCGAGCTGGCGACCGCCGCCGGGCACGTCACCATGCTGCAGCGCTCGCCCAGCTACATCGCGGCGCTGCCGGCGCGCGACCGCATCGGCGCGGCCTGGCGGCGCTGGCTGCCGGCCGGCGCGGCGCACCGGCTGATCCGCTGGAAGAACATCGCCCTGTCCATGGCCCTGTTCCAGTTCGCGCGGCGCAGGCCCGAGGCGACGGCCCGCTGGCTGCTGCGGTCCGCCGCCAGCCTGCTCGGCCCGGGCTTCGACGTGGAACGCCACCTCAAGCCGGCGTACAAGCCCTGGGACCAGCGGCTGTGCATCGCGCCCGACGGCGACCTGTTCCGGGCGGTGCGCAGCGGCAAGGCGTCCATCGTGACCGACCGCATCGAGCGCTTCACCGAACGCGGCATCCTGCTGGCCTCGGGCCAGGCGCTGGAAGCCGACATCGTGGTGGCGGCCACCGGGCTGAAGCTGAAGCTGCTGGGCGGCGCCAGGCTGACCGTGGACGGGCGGCCGGTGGACCTGGCGCAGACCGTGTCGTACCGGGGCCTGATGTACGGCGGCATCCCCAACCTGGCCACGGCGATGGGCTACACCAATGCCTCGTGGACGCTCAAGTGCGAGCTGATCGCGCGCTACGTGTGCCGCCTGCTGAACCACATGCAGGCACGGGGCTGGGACATCTGCGTGCCTTCGGCGGACGGGCCGGCCGCGATGGCCACGCGTCCCGCCATCGACCTGAGCTCGGGCTATGTGCAGCGCGCCGCGGACCTGCTGCCGCGGCAGGGCGAGCGCCGGCCCTGGCGCATCCACCAGAACTACCTGCAGGACCTGCTGTCGCTGAGGTTCAGCCCGCTGCGCGACGGCGCCATGCGCTTCGCCCGGCGCACCGGCGGCACCTAAGCGGCGGGCAGCATCGCCCGCACCGCGTCCGGTTCCAGGCCGTACATCTCGGCGAAGGACTCGACGTCCTGGCCGCTGGCGCGGAAGGCGCGCAGCAGCGCCTCGCGCCGCGCCGCCTGCTCGGCCACCAGGGCGAACGCCTCGTCCAGCAGCGCGAGCGCGGTGTCGTCGCCGGTGCGCACGCGTTCCAGGTAGTCCTCGCGCGACAGCCCGCTGGCCTGGATCGCCTGCGCCAGCCGGTGCACGGCCCAGGTGCGCGCCTTCTGCGCGTCGCGTGCCTGCCGGCGGCGGAACACCTCCAGGATGGCGTGCTGCACGTGCTCGGGCGCCA is from Ramlibacter tataouinensis TTB310 and encodes:
- a CDS encoding flavin-containing monooxygenase codes for the protein MPAEPVFFDVVVVGAGLSGIAAGYHLQARCPGLRYAILEAREAIGGTWDLFRYPGVRSDSDMYTLGYSFRPWPSDASFACGPDIREYVAGTAREHGIDRHIRFGQRVTAASWDSAQARWTVSTTSPSGQEARFECRFLFFCSGYYDYERGHEPQWAGTADFRGRIVHPQHWPQALDVSGRRVVVVGSGATAVTLVPELATAAGHVTMLQRSPSYIAALPARDRIGAAWRRWLPAGAAHRLIRWKNIALSMALFQFARRRPEATARWLLRSAASLLGPGFDVERHLKPAYKPWDQRLCIAPDGDLFRAVRSGKASIVTDRIERFTERGILLASGQALEADIVVAATGLKLKLLGGARLTVDGRPVDLAQTVSYRGLMYGGIPNLATAMGYTNASWTLKCELIARYVCRLLNHMQARGWDICVPSADGPAAMATRPAIDLSSGYVQRAADLLPRQGERRPWRIHQNYLQDLLSLRFSPLRDGAMRFARRTGGT
- a CDS encoding PhoX family protein encodes the protein MAKDHDSMEDSNRSSNPSIHEVSLPSRRTVLRGGLGGLLAPLAAGAAPQPAAGPAPAGTGPLLGFRSVAVSTEDRVTVPQGYVAQALAAWGEPVGLPGRLPPFRPDASNTAAEQEAQLGMHHDGMHFFALEGGRGGLLAMNHEYTDDGLLHPDGFRTWNAEKVRKSQAAHGVSVIEVRQQPDGGWQVVRPSRWARRITARTPMAFGGPAAGHALLRTAADPAGLRPLGTLNNCGSGRTPWGTYLTCEENFAFYFRGPDRPGGHEARWGIGPTGGWFRWHEHDERFDARRHPNEPNRFGWVVEIDPFDPASTPVKRTALGRAAHEGATVAVTRDGRAVVYSGEDARFEYLYKFVSRDRIRPGGRRGNAGLLDHGTLYAARFGADGSGRWLPLVHGQGPLTAANGFADQGEVLVKTRQASDRLGATRMDRPEWIAVAADGWVYCTLTNNSARGSVGQPPADAANPRAGNAMGHILRWQEAGDFDGLRFRWNHFVLAGDPANPRAEARGNVRGDAFACPDGLWADARGVLWIQTDMSAAVMGRGEFARLGHNAMLAADPRTGEVRRFLVGPPGCEVTGATMAPDGRTMFVNIQHPGENPSERGGTGRSTWPDHRPGGRPRSATVVIRRLDGGLIGT
- a CDS encoding gamma-glutamyl-gamma-aminobutyrate hydrolase family protein, with amino-acid sequence MIAASRLKIGLSACFSHADPTRSLFTNKTLQYVEQSIAHWIMSSGAMVVMVPCPTGSTARGDVTYEHYAQWLDGLVLHGGADVWPGSYGEVPLEERWSGDRIRDEYDKALVAAFESHGKPVFGVCRGLQLLNVAFGGTLWQDINTQIPDSLRHRDPDIYDLNHHSIEILPGSRLSQLYPGVERARVNSIHHQGIKRLSDEFVAEAVSHEDGVVEAIRRKDPDKPYIAAVQWHPEFHQPDMATIDDAALLQDFLAAVSAAKERGSLRQ
- a CDS encoding SDR family NAD(P)-dependent oxidoreductase, which translates into the protein MRNLQGRVAAVTGAGSGLGRALAHELARRGAHLALGDVDDAGLRETAAQLRDCGVRVTAAAVDVAQRKAVFAWADACVREHGRVNLVFNNAGVALSAPADAVHPVDFEWIMGINFWGVVHGTQAFLPHLRASGEGHVVNISSLFGLMAMPTQAAYNASKFAVRGYTEALRMELDMEGGRVSASCVHPGGVATNIARAQRIDEELVRRTGVAAQAQRERGDALIRVTPPDAAARQILDGVQRNARRILVGPDARRLDRLVRLLGSAYQPLVVRQARKLLRGRHAG
- a CDS encoding hemerythrin domain-containing protein, whose amino-acid sequence is MTTVLDRLSPYATNMIRMDHTHVLATFHQYKTTSAPRVKQGLAGTICLALEIHAQLEEEIFYPALRAVTDNEALRKAVPEHNEMKRLIAQLRAMQPTDARYDDTLMELMRDVMHHVADEETTILPEAERLLQDRLGELGRKMTQRRLALLAPRSGRLAADMARAMPASSMALVAGVVAGGLLLGNRLARRV
- a CDS encoding ProQ/FINO family protein, which encodes MSDTASSVPQKQDKKKPRPPREVHPLLQRLWQLHPRLFGARFRPLKLGVFEDLMARHPGQFQKEELKQALGQHVRSTRYLEAVAEGDRRHDLDGNPVDDVAPEHVQHAILEVFRRRQARDAQKARTWAVHRLAQAIQASGLSREDYLERVRTGDDTALALLDEAFALVAEQAARREALLRAFRASGQDVESFAEMYGLEPDAVRAMLPAA
- a CDS encoding iron-containing alcohol dehydrogenase, producing MELSRFAFPTDIRFGAGARKAVAPHLREQGLQRPLLVTDKALAALPVLAEFRTHLQGLDVALYAGVAGNPTARQVMDGAAAYRAHGADCVIGFGGGAALDVAKVVGLAATHEGDILEYAWDHPQVRPIAGELPYFVALPTTAGTGSEVGRSAVISEDATHLKRVIFSPRVLARCVFADPELTLGLPPHVTAATGMDALTHNIESYLSPAYHPLCDGIALEGARIAARSLPIAVHEPSRLQARADMMMASMMGAIAFQKDLGAVHACAHALGAVCDLHHGLANALMIDTVLAWNHEAVPEKFDELAHACKVAGGGAAFVPWLQQLKARVGITGRLSAHGVQARQLPQLVEIAAADICHHTNPRPVTPADLRRLFETAL
- a CDS encoding glutamine synthetase family protein, whose product is MDASEHPIHPAVTGIRQRGVAKVKVACSDIDGVLRGKVLQASKFEGAADGGFGFCDVVFGWDCNDNPYDNTRVTGWQHGFPDALARLDLGTHRNVPWDGGIDFFLGEFINPDGSPYAVCPRQTLKRVLARAEKLGFQVFTGMEYEWFNFRETPQGWAAKQGVAPEPITPGMFGYSLLRMNQHREYFNALMDEMLAFKVPIEGLHTETGPGVYEAALGFSQALEQADRAILFKTGAKEIGARFGIMPSFMAKWSEHYPGCSGHIHQSLSDGQANVFYGKGSQRGMSPVFESYLAGQVACLMEFAPLFWPTINSYKRLVDGFWAPVKPTWGVDNRTASFRVIAGGPKSTRLETRCPGADVNPYLAMAAVIAAGLHGVEKGLKLTAPPITGTNQGAENVPRAPRTLIETTRIFERSEVARDWLGDTFVEHFAATRDWEWRQWLDGVTDWERRRYFEII
- a CDS encoding cation:proton antiporter, with product MTVTEIFLIAMAIIFTLPYLIWRLGRTEYFAPLVVVQILAGLLLGPGILGKLYPDYYQFVFSAPVVQSLNGVAWWGVTLFIFIAGVELDLRKAWQHRRESGITAALCLGTPLVLGCGAALVLLGMGGWMGAAARPWQFVAGVGMGCAVTALPILILLMEKMGILRLALGQRILRYASLDDIAIWGVLALILMDWQRMGKQAAFIAAFAALAWGLRVLMRRLPAADRWFVALIWLILCSLGADWAGLHYMVGAFLAGAVMDSEWFEQAQMDLLRHHVLLVLMPVFFLSTGLRTEWDVGGTAVFFAAGLLLAASVAGKLLAAQLAGRVLGWAPGEASIIGWLLQTKGLIEIIFANILLDKRIITGDTFTALLLMAVASTMLTVPMVAPRLASTRELVARAS
- a CDS encoding cytochrome P450, whose product is MNRFFTAPKPARPIPVLAGPDHTLAFAADPYRFIGRECAARHTDVAQGRLLLAPTLFLTGAPAAQLFYDKERFVRAGAAPEPLRATLFGKGAVQTLDGSAHLRRKAFFLEATAPARVAALVRQAEVTWLTMASHWRSQPQLVLYTSAQEWLTRSVCAWAGVPLPEHEVQLRTGQLAALFDSAASGLGAHLRARRARRQAETWLAGLVQEIRDGRRRVAGRTLLQAAAELTDERGEPLPARIAAVELLNVLRPTVAVSVFVVFAAHALHHHPGWAPTLAAGGDLGADAFVQEVRRFYPFFPAIAARVRRDFVWEGYHFPQGRRVLLDLYGTNHDGRLWPHPGEFRPERFMGRIPGLFELVPQGGGRADDQHRCPGEGVTLALMKLALRLLVQRSRYRLPPQNLAIDMRRLPALPRDRFVIADFQPV